A single window of Synechococcus sp. C9 DNA harbors:
- a CDS encoding DUF3536 domain-containing protein gives METTQVYVTIHGHFYQPPRENPYLEAIERQEGAAPFHDWNERIFHECYRPNAFARVLSESGEILDITNNFEYLSFNIGPTLFSWLERYDLETYQRIIEADRRSCQRLNGHGNAIAQVYNHIIMPLASTRDKLTQVRWAKQDFIARFGRVPEGIWLAETAIDYETLAVLVAEGFKFTIIAPSQAQRCRPVGAQEWYEVGGGQIDPTRPYRCRIPDEILPELGKNREIAIFVYDGPISGDMGFGEVLSSSHNLVGRLGMAVQPGRTQLIAVATDGETFGHHKKGAEKTIAYALTREIPRRGWQVTNFAHYLSLYPPTWELVIKPRTAWSCAHGIERWRSDCGCGGGGSWHQKWRAPLRQSLDWLAQQLDALYEAWAGEWLVDPWGARDAYIQVIRERTREGSQRFLAQQQRYPLTPAEQVDVLRLLEMQRYRLFMFTSCGWFFEELSRPEGTQILRYAARAMELVREVTGENLEPEFRKRLALAPSNIPQYVNGEMVYQQRVETARVTMTQVAAHYGISSLYTQYPRQQQIYCYNIEQQDYQIHRLGTLTLALGELVITSVITWEQKHLVIAVLHLGGWDFHCCLQEFNQRKAYQQLREQLLAIFHQGSGAQTVLAMERLFAASPSYGLQDIFSQERQRIIGLLAQNTLTQLDQLYSQVYRENYGVIMAFRRDYLPVPQELQVAAAIALSQRVMTLLRRLELETSNPLHDGPPNGTVYLHELHSLTQEVQQVGVRLDIQEGRQIVERLLLTWLDELLTRLPAHLLGIGVQRWQKLFQLAEWLYLQPQMERIQERYFAACCHGQLGTELLELAPLVRVAPPSCSTEPWLKPRTTVAPYLLPTIDVPGVAFVTRPPSGDDSPDNP, from the coding sequence ATGGAAACGACCCAAGTTTATGTGACCATTCACGGGCATTTTTACCAGCCGCCCCGGGAAAACCCCTACCTGGAGGCGATTGAGCGGCAGGAGGGTGCGGCCCCCTTCCACGATTGGAATGAGCGGATTTTTCACGAATGCTACCGCCCCAATGCCTTCGCCCGGGTGTTGAGTGAGTCCGGGGAAATTTTGGACATTACCAACAATTTTGAGTATCTGAGTTTCAATATCGGCCCGACGTTATTTAGCTGGTTAGAACGGTATGACCTGGAGACCTATCAGCGCATTATTGAAGCCGACCGGCGCAGTTGTCAGCGGCTCAATGGGCACGGGAATGCGATTGCCCAGGTTTATAACCATATCATTATGCCCTTGGCGTCCACCCGGGATAAATTGACCCAGGTGCGGTGGGCGAAACAGGATTTTATCGCTCGGTTTGGGCGGGTGCCCGAAGGGATTTGGTTGGCGGAAACGGCGATTGATTACGAAACCCTGGCGGTGTTGGTGGCGGAGGGGTTTAAGTTCACCATCATTGCCCCGTCCCAAGCCCAACGGTGTCGTCCGGTGGGGGCCCAGGAGTGGTACGAAGTGGGGGGCGGCCAGATTGACCCCACCCGTCCCTATCGCTGTCGGATTCCCGATGAGATTTTGCCGGAGTTGGGCAAAAACCGGGAAATTGCCATTTTTGTCTATGACGGCCCGATTTCCGGGGACATGGGGTTTGGGGAAGTTCTCAGCAGTAGTCATAATCTGGTGGGGCGGTTGGGGATGGCGGTGCAACCGGGGCGCACCCAATTGATTGCCGTTGCCACCGATGGGGAAACCTTTGGGCACCACAAAAAAGGGGCGGAAAAGACCATTGCCTACGCTTTGACCCGGGAGATTCCCCGCCGGGGCTGGCAGGTGACCAATTTTGCCCATTACCTCAGCCTCTATCCCCCCACCTGGGAACTGGTGATCAAACCCCGGACGGCTTGGAGTTGTGCCCACGGGATTGAGCGGTGGCGGTCGGACTGTGGGTGTGGCGGCGGGGGCAGTTGGCACCAGAAATGGCGGGCCCCCCTGCGCCAGAGTTTGGATTGGCTGGCGCAACAACTGGATGCCCTTTACGAGGCATGGGCGGGGGAATGGCTGGTGGACCCCTGGGGAGCCAGGGATGCCTATATCCAGGTGATCCGGGAGCGCACCCGGGAAGGGAGCCAGCGGTTTTTGGCGCAACAGCAACGCTATCCCCTCACCCCCGCCGAGCAGGTGGATGTCCTGCGGTTGTTGGAAATGCAACGCTATCGCCTGTTCATGTTCACCAGTTGCGGGTGGTTTTTCGAGGAACTGTCCCGCCCGGAGGGAACCCAAATCCTCCGCTATGCCGCCCGGGCGATGGAATTGGTGCGGGAGGTGACCGGTGAAAACCTGGAGCCGGAATTTCGCAAACGCCTGGCCCTCGCCCCCAGCAACATTCCCCAATACGTGAACGGGGAAATGGTCTATCAACAACGGGTGGAAACGGCCCGGGTGACCATGACCCAGGTGGCCGCCCACTACGGCATTAGCTCCCTGTACACCCAATACCCCCGGCAACAGCAAATCTACTGCTACAACATCGAACAACAGGATTACCAAATCCATCGCCTCGGCACCCTCACCCTCGCCCTGGGGGAACTGGTCATTACTTCCGTCATCACTTGGGAACAAAAACACCTGGTCATAGCGGTTTTACATTTGGGGGGTTGGGATTTTCACTGTTGTTTGCAGGAATTTAACCAGCGCAAAGCCTATCAACAGTTGCGGGAGCAGTTACTCGCAATCTTCCACCAGGGCAGTGGGGCGCAGACCGTATTGGCGATGGAACGGCTGTTTGCCGCCAGTCCCAGCTATGGACTCCAGGACATTTTCAGCCAGGAACGGCAGAGAATTATCGGGTTACTGGCGCAAAATACCCTCACCCAACTCGACCAACTCTACAGCCAGGTGTACCGGGAAAATTACGGGGTAATCATGGCCTTCCGCCGGGATTATCTGCCCGTGCCCCAGGAATTGCAGGTAGCCGCCGCCATTGCCCTCAGCCAGCGGGTGATGACCCTACTCCGGCGGTTGGAACTGGAAACCAGCAACCCCCTCCACGACGGCCCCCCCAACGGCACGGTTTACCTCCACGAACTGCACAGCCTCACCCAGGAAGTGCAACAGGTGGGGGTACGTTTGGACATCCAGGAGGGGCGGCAAATCGTCGAACGCCTCCTGCTCACCTGGTTGGATGAACTGCTCACCCGCCTGCCAGCCCATTTACTGGGCATCGGCGTGCAACGGTGGCAAAAACTCTTCCAACTGGCGGAATGGCTCTACCTGCAACCCCAAATGGAACGCATCCAGGAACGCTACTTCGCCGCCTGCTGTCACGGGCAATTGGGCACGGAACTGCTGGAATTGGCTCCCCTGGTGCGGGTGGCTCCCCCCAGTTGCTCCACCGAACCCTGGCTCAAGCCCCGGACAACCGTTGCCCCTTACCTGCTCCCCACAATTGATGTGCCCGGTGTAGCTTTTGTAACACGACCTCCATCTGGGGATGATTCGCCAGACAATCCCTAA
- a CDS encoding aldo/keto reductase: MQYRRFGRTELPMPVFSCGGMRYQFQWQDQAPEKIPPDHQANLRATIQRAWDVGITHIETARGYGTSEMQLGWVLGQFPREQLIVQTKISPDPDPQVFTQKFTKSLHYLQLDYVDLLGIHGINLPEHLDWSLRVCLPLVRQWQKEGRVRYVGFSTHGHVSLITQAIQTGEFDYVNLHWYYIFQENWPAILAAEQQDMGVFIISPSDKGGHLYDPPPKLVQLCHPLHPMVFNDLFCLSHPQVHTLSLGAAKPTDFDEHLKTLDLLSTSQAILTPILERLEQAAIAALGRDWFEQWAVNLPPWFATPGQVNMPLILRLLNLAEAFDLWDYSRTRYSMIGNAGHWVPGRNAAQLPLAELRDCLANHPQMEVVLQKLHRAHQLWGAGKGQRLSGA, encoded by the coding sequence ATGCAATACCGACGTTTTGGTCGCACCGAATTACCGATGCCCGTGTTTTCCTGCGGGGGGATGCGTTACCAATTCCAATGGCAGGATCAAGCGCCAGAAAAGATTCCGCCCGATCATCAAGCGAATTTGCGAGCCACTATTCAGCGAGCCTGGGATGTGGGGATTACCCATATTGAAACCGCTCGGGGCTATGGGACTTCCGAGATGCAATTGGGTTGGGTTTTGGGACAATTTCCCCGAGAACAATTAATTGTGCAAACGAAAATTTCCCCTGACCCTGACCCGCAGGTATTTACGCAAAAATTTACTAAATCTTTGCACTATCTGCAATTGGACTACGTGGATTTGCTGGGGATTCATGGCATTAATTTACCGGAGCATTTGGATTGGAGTCTGCGGGTGTGTTTACCCCTGGTGCGGCAATGGCAAAAAGAGGGAAGAGTGCGCTATGTGGGATTTTCTACCCACGGTCATGTGAGTTTAATTACCCAGGCGATTCAAACCGGGGAATTTGATTATGTGAATTTGCATTGGTATTATATTTTTCAAGAAAATTGGCCTGCTATTTTGGCGGCAGAACAGCAGGATATGGGGGTATTTATTATTAGCCCCAGTGATAAGGGTGGACATTTGTACGACCCGCCCCCAAAACTGGTGCAACTCTGTCACCCTTTGCATCCAATGGTGTTTAATGATCTATTTTGTTTGAGCCACCCCCAGGTGCATACTTTGAGCTTGGGAGCCGCCAAACCGACGGATTTTGATGAACACTTAAAAACCTTGGATTTACTAAGCACATCCCAGGCAATATTAACCCCGATTTTAGAACGCTTAGAACAGGCGGCAATAGCGGCTTTGGGGCGGGATTGGTTTGAGCAATGGGCGGTGAATTTGCCCCCCTGGTTTGCCACACCGGGACAGGTCAATATGCCCTTGATTTTGCGTTTGCTAAACCTGGCGGAAGCCTTTGATTTATGGGATTACAGCCGCACCCGCTACAGCATGATTGGCAATGCGGGGCATTGGGTGCCGGGGCGAAATGCCGCCCAATTACCCCTGGCGGAACTTAGGGATTGTCTGGCGAATCATCCCCAGATGGAGGTCGTGTTACAAAAGCTACACCGGGCACATCAATTGTGGGGAGCAGGTAAGGGGCAACGGTTGTCCGGGGCTTGA
- a CDS encoding Uma2 family endonuclease, with amino-acid sequence MNAVIPIQIPPTLRCTEAQFTELAKCNPDLRWELTAQGEVIVMPPTGSETGSFNSELISDFVIWNRQVKTGKVFDSSAGFKLPNGAIRSPDVAWIAQERWAQLSPEQRRTFAPICPDFVLELVSPADDLATLEAKMQEYLENGCRLGWLVNPETRSVTIYRPKVAPEIVTFDVLLSGEDVLPGLTLDLRHIFGYDTSP; translated from the coding sequence ATGAATGCTGTCATTCCCATCCAGATTCCGCCGACCTTACGTTGCACTGAGGCGCAATTCACAGAATTAGCGAAATGCAATCCTGATTTACGCTGGGAATTAACCGCTCAAGGGGAAGTGATTGTCATGCCACCAACGGGGAGTGAAACGGGCAGTTTTAATAGTGAATTAATTTCGGATTTCGTAATTTGGAATCGTCAAGTTAAAACTGGAAAAGTCTTTGATTCTTCCGCCGGATTTAAGTTACCCAATGGGGCAATTCGTTCTCCTGATGTCGCCTGGATTGCTCAGGAACGTTGGGCACAGTTATCCCCAGAACAGCGGCGCACCTTTGCTCCAATTTGCCCTGATTTTGTCCTGGAATTAGTTTCCCCTGCGGATGATTTAGCTACGTTGGAAGCCAAGATGCAGGAGTATTTGGAAAATGGCTGTCGGTTGGGTTGGCTGGTGAATCCCGAAACCCGGAGTGTCACCATTTATCGCCCCAAGGTTGCCCCTGAAATTGTCACTTTTGATGTGCTTCTTTCCGGGGAGGATGTTCTACCAGGATTGACCTTAGATTTACGGCACATTTTTGGGTATGATACCTCACCATAA
- a CDS encoding Uma2 family endonuclease gives MNAFIPIQIPPTLRCTEAQFTELVKCNPDLRWELTAQGEVIVMPPTGSETGNYNLGLGTDIELWNRQQKAGKTFDSSTGFKLPNGAIRSPDVAWIAQARWAQLSPEQRRTFAPICPDFVLELVSPADDLATLEAKMQEYLENGCRLGWLVNPETRSVTIYRPNTAPEIVTFDVVLSGEDVLPGLTLDLRHIFGNG, from the coding sequence ATGAACGCCTTCATTCCCATCCAAATTCCGCCGACCTTACGTTGCACTGAGGCACAATTTACGGAATTGGTGAAATGCAATCCCGATTTACGCTGGGAATTAACCGCTCAAGGGGAAGTGATTGTCATGCCACCAACGGGGAGTGAAACGGGGAATTATAATCTGGGTCTTGGCACGGATATTGAACTATGGAATCGCCAGCAAAAAGCCGGAAAAACCTTTGATTCCTCGACGGGTTTTAAGTTACCCAATGGGGCAATTCGTTCTCCTGATGTCGCCTGGATTGCTCAGGCACGTTGGGCACAATTATCTCCTGAACAGCGGCGCACTTTTGCCCCGATTTGCCCTGATTTTGTCCTCGAATTAGTCTCCCCTGCGGATGATTTAGCTACGCTGGAAGCCAAGATGCAGGAGTATTTGGAAAATGGCTGTCGGTTGGGTTGGCTGGTGAATCCTGAAACCCGGAGTGTCACCATTTATCGCCCCAATACTGCCCCTGAAATTGTCACTTTTGATGTAGTTCTTTCCGGGGAGGATGTTCTGCCAGGATTGACCTTAGATTTACGGCACATTTTTGGAAATGGTTAA
- a CDS encoding VOC family protein, which yields MTQPLFHLAFPVGDIPQTKAFYVAGLGCTAGRETPRSLILNFYQHQLVAHVTPEIHPQKGIYPRHFGLIFSTESAWQELYQRAKTHQLTFYQEAKLRFPNSPLEHRTFFLVDPFGNLLEFKYYVASEAIFGCQEYAQIGDANS from the coding sequence ATGACCCAACCCCTGTTTCATTTAGCATTTCCGGTGGGAGATATTCCCCAAACCAAAGCATTTTATGTCGCCGGTTTAGGATGCACAGCCGGCCGGGAAACCCCCCGTTCCTTGATTCTCAATTTTTATCAGCATCAATTGGTGGCTCATGTCACCCCGGAGATACATCCCCAAAAAGGCATTTATCCCCGACATTTTGGGCTGATATTTTCCACAGAATCCGCATGGCAAGAACTATACCAACGGGCAAAGACGCATCAGTTAACATTCTACCAAGAAGCAAAATTGCGCTTCCCCAATTCCCCCCTGGAACACCGCACGTTTTTCCTCGTTGACCCCTTTGGCAATTTATTGGAATTTAAGTATTACGTTGCTTCAGAAGCGATTTTTGGCTGTCAGGAATACGCCCAAATTGGGGATGCAAATAGCTGA
- a CDS encoding cysteine desulfurase family protein, protein MIYLDYSATTPPHPQVIARVSEVLAQEWGNPSSIHHYGQRAALVVERARLAVAALVGVTPEEIIFTSGGTEANHLAIFGIAQQYERPQHILTSAVEHPAVSAPLSVLAQRGWQITTLPVDAWGRVDPEILATHLRPHTVLVSIIYGQSEVGTLQPIAEIARICRARGIPFHTDAIQVVGRLPVDVPALGVDLLSLSGHKFYGPQGCGALVVRRGLAVQPWLYGGGQEGGKRSGTPPVALLAGLGVAAQLAQTEFLPQVAQVRALRDYLCARLQALPGLRLTGAWPERLPHHVSVVWTGGDGEHTGKTLVHYLNQRGVCVSSGSACASGKTQPSPVLQAMGYGDHLARCGLRFSLSHRTTYVEIDQAVTALGEILQQLTPALSPC, encoded by the coding sequence ATGATTTACCTGGATTACAGTGCCACCACGCCCCCCCATCCCCAGGTGATCGCCCGGGTCAGCGAGGTTTTGGCGCAGGAGTGGGGCAACCCCAGCAGTATTCACCACTACGGACAACGGGCGGCTTTGGTGGTGGAACGGGCACGGCTGGCGGTAGCGGCACTGGTGGGGGTCACACCGGAGGAAATTATTTTCACGTCCGGGGGCACGGAAGCCAATCACCTCGCCATTTTTGGCATTGCCCAGCAGTACGAACGCCCCCAACACATCCTGACTTCGGCGGTGGAACATCCGGCGGTGAGTGCCCCTTTGTCGGTGTTAGCGCAACGGGGTTGGCAGATTACCACCCTGCCGGTGGATGCCTGGGGACGGGTTGACCCGGAAATTCTTGCAACCCATCTGCGACCTCATACGGTTTTAGTCAGTATTATTTATGGACAAAGTGAAGTGGGGACATTGCAACCCATTGCCGAAATCGCCCGGATTTGCCGTGCCCGGGGCATTCCATTTCACACCGATGCCATTCAGGTGGTAGGGCGTTTGCCGGTGGATGTCCCCGCCTTAGGCGTGGATTTGCTCTCCCTGTCGGGGCATAAATTTTACGGGCCCCAGGGGTGTGGGGCGTTGGTGGTGCGGCGGGGCTTGGCGGTTCAGCCCTGGTTGTACGGCGGGGGGCAGGAAGGGGGCAAGCGTTCGGGAACCCCACCGGTGGCGCTGTTGGCGGGTTTGGGGGTGGCGGCGCAGTTAGCCCAGACGGAATTTTTGCCCCAGGTCGCCCAGGTGCGGGCGTTGCGGGATTACCTCTGTGCTCGGTTGCAGGCATTGCCGGGGTTGCGGCTCACCGGCGCTTGGCCGGAGCGGTTGCCCCACCATGTCAGCGTGGTTTGGACCGGCGGCGATGGGGAGCACACGGGCAAAACCCTAGTCCATTATCTGAATCAACGGGGGGTGTGTGTAAGTTCTGGTTCCGCCTGCGCCAGTGGCAAAACCCAACCCAGTCCAGTACTGCAGGCAATGGGTTATGGGGATCATCTGGCTCGCTGTGGGTTACGGTTTAGTCTTAGCCATCGAACCACCTACGTTGAAATTGACCAGGCGGTTACGGCTTTGGGGGAAATTTTACAGCAATTAACCCCTGCCCTCTCCCCTTGTTAA
- a CDS encoding DUF2555 domain-containing protein, producing MNAQTITEQEIQHLTPADVAALAQRLEQDDYPNAFASLQDWHLLRKIAFQRPDIVEPYLHLLDWEAFDEA from the coding sequence ATGAATGCGCAAACCATCACCGAACAAGAGATTCAGCACCTGACACCCGCTGATGTGGCCGCCCTCGCCCAACGGTTAGAACAGGACGATTATCCCAATGCGTTTGCCAGCCTGCAGGATTGGCATTTGTTAAGAAAAATTGCGTTCCAACGCCCAGACATCGTGGAACCCTATCTGCACCTGTTGGATTGGGAAGCCTTTGACGAAGCCTGA
- a CDS encoding IctB family putative bicarbonate transporter, with product MVPAHWFPASWVTGWWGKGAPWVPGSLLGRWRDEVAALWVAGLLLGLPFLSNDQLGVLLLGGVGLGWWLWLLEPPAGLWGTAVLYWLTLTLATAFSPVKMAALSGWVKASLYLAALEVLLRGVRRWGQWLMILYLLVALLVAVVGLRQWFFGAEALATWIDPESPLAGTTRVYSFLKNPNVLAAYLLPGVGMSLGCLLGWRTWAQRALAITLVLVLTTCVVLTGSRGGWLGLAAVYASFGVGLGWGWWQWSPHRPLWQRLLLWVGAGLVLVLVLALLGRSERLRLRFLSIFAGRADSSNNFRINVWAAVVAMIRDHPWLGIGPGNRAFNLIYPLYQRPNFNALGAYSVPLEVAVESGLLGFGAFVALTGTILHRSWQKLIYLVKQPCPQTFLLMGILAGMAGTMVHGLVDTLWFRPQVQMLWWFSVALVFSRYDSKSSP from the coding sequence ATGGTGCCCGCCCATTGGTTCCCCGCCAGTTGGGTGACCGGGTGGTGGGGCAAGGGCGCTCCCTGGGTGCCGGGCAGTCTGCTGGGACGGTGGCGGGATGAAGTAGCCGCGCTGTGGGTGGCAGGACTACTGCTGGGTCTGCCGTTTTTGAGTAATGACCAGTTAGGTGTCCTGTTGCTCGGCGGGGTGGGGCTGGGGTGGTGGCTATGGCTGTTGGAACCGCCTGCGGGTCTTTGGGGGACGGCGGTGTTGTACTGGTTGACCCTGACCCTGGCGACGGCTTTTTCCCCGGTGAAAATGGCGGCTTTGAGTGGGTGGGTGAAGGCGAGTTTGTACTTGGCGGCTCTGGAGGTGCTGTTGCGGGGGGTGCGCCGCTGGGGGCAGTGGTTAATGATTTTGTACTTACTGGTGGCACTGCTGGTGGCGGTGGTGGGGTTGCGGCAATGGTTTTTTGGGGCGGAAGCTCTGGCGACTTGGATTGACCCGGAATCACCGCTAGCGGGCACGACCCGGGTGTACAGCTTTTTGAAAAATCCCAATGTGTTGGCTGCCTATCTCCTGCCGGGGGTGGGGATGAGTTTGGGCTGTCTGCTGGGTTGGCGTACCTGGGCACAACGGGCACTGGCTATAACCCTGGTGCTGGTGCTGACCACCTGTGTGGTACTCACGGGCAGTCGGGGGGGCTGGCTGGGGTTAGCCGCCGTCTATGCCAGTTTTGGGGTGGGGCTGGGCTGGGGCTGGTGGCAATGGAGTCCCCACCGTCCCCTCTGGCAAAGGCTATTGCTCTGGGTGGGGGCGGGATTGGTTCTGGTACTAGTACTGGCACTGTTAGGACGTTCGGAACGGTTGCGCCTGCGGTTTTTGAGTATTTTTGCGGGACGAGCGGACAGCAGTAATAATTTTCGGATTAACGTGTGGGCGGCGGTGGTGGCGATGATCCGGGATCACCCCTGGCTGGGCATCGGACCGGGGAATCGAGCCTTTAATCTGATTTATCCCCTTTACCAGCGACCGAATTTTAATGCGTTGGGAGCGTATTCCGTCCCCTTGGAGGTGGCGGTGGAATCGGGACTGCTGGGTTTCGGGGCATTTGTGGCACTCACGGGCACCATCCTGCACCGGAGTTGGCAAAAATTAATTTATTTAGTCAAGCAACCTTGTCCCCAAACGTTTTTGCTGATGGGCATTTTGGCGGGGATGGCGGGCACAATGGTACACGGGCTGGTGGATACCCTCTGGTTTCGCCCCCAGGTGCAAATGCTCTGGTGGTTTAGCGTCGCTTTGGTGTTCAGTCGCTACGATTCCAAGTCGTCCCCGTAG
- a CDS encoding DUF2973 domain-containing protein — translation MILHLLYVVLFTILAVLALGNLLRSLMRLSLESQYPRQRPVPHPELLDEAGNPVDEPLLVMRSVNLEEARQQLDKLYGDDLES, via the coding sequence ATGATTCTCCATTTGCTGTACGTTGTCCTATTTACCATCCTGGCTGTCCTGGCGCTGGGCAATCTTCTACGGAGTTTAATGCGTTTGAGTTTGGAATCCCAATATCCCCGCCAACGCCCCGTTCCCCACCCGGAATTGTTGGACGAGGCGGGTAATCCGGTGGACGAACCCCTGCTGGTGATGCGGAGCGTGAATTTGGAGGAAGCCCGCCAGCAGTTGGACAAACTCTACGGGGACGACTTGGAATCGTAG
- a CDS encoding DUF2605 domain-containing protein, whose amino-acid sequence MNSPHLPHSPIVKSLLEPLLSDFVYWFSQARQMLEGETLPFLEPAERQALLAQINQAQQEVQAAHALLSSTGVGVDTTVLMTWHRLVLQCWHLRMQTRTHPHP is encoded by the coding sequence ATGAACTCCCCCCATTTGCCCCATTCTCCCATAGTAAAATCGCTTTTAGAGCCACTGTTAAGTGACTTCGTGTACTGGTTTAGCCAGGCGCGCCAAATGCTCGAGGGGGAGACCCTCCCCTTTTTGGAGCCTGCGGAACGGCAAGCCCTGCTTGCCCAGATTAACCAAGCCCAGCAAGAAGTCCAAGCCGCCCATGCCCTGCTCAGCAGTACCGGGGTCGGGGTGGATACGACTGTGTTAATGACCTGGCATCGTCTGGTTTTACAATGTTGGCATCTCCGTATGCAGACCCGTACCCATCCCCATCCTTGA
- a CDS encoding NAD(P)/FAD-dependent oxidoreductase yields MRRRQLGLVGLGVLAGCQGWRVAAVDLDVVVVGAGLAGLTVAYGLAQRGVRVRVLEGSDRLGGRVWTQAQGGQPVELGGEFIDEDHRQVRQLVRALGLSLVPVQTQGRMGFFLGGQQYTAAQVTEQVRPIWQRVRRDYQRLPEREQDFPQDALTRQLDRASITDYLDRLGVRRYLELQCQTEFGLEVGEQSALNLIFWLAAAGAEPEQEAPRYRIAGGNRHLVERLAAKLTGQIALNWQVEAVQAVGQGYRLSGGGKELRAQAVVLAVPLTRLRQMELGIGLSPAQQRAVQTWGYGTNGKVVMQTERAFWRTQSYSGETITDGGYQYSWAHGEQGLTFFLGGQAGLNLPTGQAGLAVMQKYMGSTAPITAETQVAWGREPWALGSYTCFQPGQWTTLAGALTQPVGRVWFAGEHTGGEWQGYMEGAVRSGQRLAQALGRG; encoded by the coding sequence ATGCGGCGGCGGCAGTTGGGGCTGGTGGGCTTGGGGGTGTTGGCGGGTTGCCAAGGGTGGCGGGTGGCGGCGGTCGATCTGGATGTCGTCGTGGTGGGGGCGGGGTTGGCGGGGTTGACGGTCGCCTATGGGTTGGCGCAACGGGGGGTGCGGGTGCGGGTGTTGGAGGGCAGTGACCGCCTGGGGGGACGGGTGTGGACGCAGGCGCAGGGGGGACAGCCGGTGGAGTTGGGGGGGGAATTTATTGATGAAGACCATCGGCAGGTGCGACAGTTAGTCCGGGCATTGGGGTTATCCCTGGTGCCGGTGCAGACCCAGGGGCGGATGGGGTTTTTCCTGGGGGGACAGCAGTACACGGCGGCGCAGGTAACAGAGCAGGTGCGACCGATTTGGCAGAGGGTACGCCGGGATTATCAGCGGTTGCCGGAGCGGGAACAGGATTTTCCCCAGGATGCCCTGACCCGTCAACTGGATCGGGCTTCGATTACTGATTATTTAGACCGGTTGGGGGTGCGTCGTTATTTGGAACTTCAATGCCAGACGGAATTTGGTCTGGAGGTGGGGGAGCAGTCGGCGTTGAATTTGATTTTTTGGTTGGCGGCGGCGGGGGCGGAGCCGGAGCAGGAGGCACCCCGGTATCGGATCGCCGGAGGCAATCGTCATTTGGTGGAACGGTTGGCGGCGAAATTAACCGGGCAGATTGCGTTGAATTGGCAGGTGGAGGCGGTACAGGCGGTGGGGCAGGGCTATCGGCTCAGCGGCGGGGGCAAGGAATTGCGGGCGCAGGCGGTGGTTTTGGCGGTGCCCCTCACCCGGTTGCGGCAAATGGAGTTGGGGATTGGGCTATCCCCTGCCCAACAACGGGCGGTTCAAACCTGGGGCTACGGCACCAATGGCAAGGTGGTGATGCAGACGGAGCGGGCGTTTTGGCGCACCCAGAGCTACAGCGGCGAAACGATCACGGATGGGGGGTACCAGTATTCCTGGGCGCATGGGGAGCAGGGGTTGACGTTTTTTTTAGGGGGACAGGCGGGGTTGAATTTACCAACCGGGCAGGCGGGCTTAGCGGTCATGCAAAAATACATGGGCAGTACGGCACCGATTACCGCCGAAACCCAGGTGGCTTGGGGGCGGGAACCCTGGGCGTTGGGCAGTTATACCTGTTTTCAGCCGGGGCAGTGGACGACTTTGGCGGGGGCGTTGACCCAACCGGTGGGGCGGGTTTGGTTTGCCGGGGAGCATACGGGCGGGGAATGGCAGGGTTATATGGAGGGGGCGGTGCGTTCGGGGCAACGGTTGGCGCAGGCGTTGGGGCGGGGGTAG
- a CDS encoding rubredoxin has protein sequence MNEPAVAELSRYECRACGYIYEPEQGQPDKGIPAGTAFTALPVDWRCPVCGARKTAFADIGTKSVAGFPENYRYGLGVNTLTPGQKNLLIFGGLALGFLFLMSFYGLK, from the coding sequence ATGAATGAACCAGCAGTGGCGGAATTGTCCCGCTATGAGTGCCGAGCCTGTGGTTACATTTACGAGCCGGAGCAGGGGCAACCGGATAAGGGCATACCGGCGGGAACGGCGTTTACCGCTTTGCCGGTGGATTGGCGCTGTCCCGTGTGTGGTGCCCGGAAAACCGCATTTGCCGATATTGGCACCAAATCGGTGGCGGGGTTCCCGGAAAATTATCGCTATGGGTTGGGGGTGAATACCCTGACGCCGGGGCAAAAAAACCTGCTGATTTTTGGCGGGTTGGCGCTGGGGTTTCTTTTTTTAATGAGTTTTTACGGGTTGAAATAG